The following are encoded together in the Streptomyces flavofungini genome:
- a CDS encoding WhiB family transcriptional regulator, whose translation MDEVPLRQEWIHRAACADADPELFFPVGTTGPAERDQEEAKRVCARCPVIDQCLAYALGSGQTSGVWGGKDEAELAELRRKRRAAERWEARHGVRRAG comes from the coding sequence ATGGATGAGGTACCGCTGCGACAGGAGTGGATTCACCGGGCCGCGTGCGCGGACGCCGACCCCGAGCTGTTCTTCCCGGTGGGGACCACAGGACCGGCCGAACGGGACCAGGAGGAGGCCAAGCGGGTGTGCGCGCGCTGCCCCGTCATCGACCAGTGTCTCGCGTACGCGCTGGGGTCCGGGCAGACGTCGGGCGTCTGGGGCGGCAAGGACGAGGCGGAACTCGCGGAGCTGCGGCGCAAGCGGCGGGCGGCCGAGCGGTGGGAGGCCCGGCACGGCGTGCGCCGCGCCGGGTGA
- a CDS encoding plasmid stabilization protein: MPRGSNAKRERQYEHIKDSAEERGEKPARAREIAARTVNKERARSGEAKTASRTSTKDISSSRRGGLRSHSGAQGPTRDQLYEEAKRRGVKGRSSMNKAQLARAVGR, encoded by the coding sequence GTGCCACGAGGGTCGAACGCCAAACGCGAGCGGCAGTACGAACACATCAAGGACAGCGCCGAGGAGCGCGGCGAGAAGCCGGCCCGGGCGCGGGAGATCGCGGCGCGCACCGTGAACAAGGAGCGGGCGCGCAGCGGCGAGGCCAAGACCGCGTCCCGTACGTCGACGAAGGACATCTCGTCGAGCCGCAGGGGAGGCCTGCGCTCGCACAGCGGCGCCCAGGGCCCGACCCGCGACCAGCTGTACGAGGAGGCCAAGCGGCGCGGCGTCAAGGGACGCTCGTCGATGAACAAGGCGCAGCTGGCGCGGGCCGTGGGGCGCTGA
- a CDS encoding LacI family DNA-binding transcriptional regulator, translating into MVQIPKQQPAPVPAPDAPNSPPDSVPQGTPHSVPTSADVARLAGVSRATVSYVLNNTSAVRISEPTRRRVHAAAKELGYVPHAAARSLRAGHSRMVLMPTPQIAVGPLFSEFINELQWALSRFDYTVVQYGSLGLTGEEAARAWAELRPVAVLAPDAIALGARGVAVLKRSGAKAVFTLGPQRADGAHALLMDQRLVGRAAAAHLLAQGRRRIGVVVPEEPGLEAFSRPRLDGVRAAARTVEGCAVTELPLAYTEDSAARLVDGWRSLGLDGVFAYNDEYAMLLMRALQDEGVTVPDDVAVVGADDLMLARLLRPRLSSVRIELPSGRGLAELVDRVVREPGGRPEVHDVLGASVVHRESS; encoded by the coding sequence ATGGTGCAGATACCGAAGCAGCAGCCCGCGCCGGTCCCGGCGCCGGACGCGCCGAACTCCCCGCCCGACTCCGTGCCGCAGGGCACGCCGCACTCCGTCCCGACGAGCGCCGACGTCGCCCGCCTCGCGGGCGTCTCCCGCGCGACCGTCAGCTACGTCCTCAACAACACCAGCGCCGTCCGGATCAGCGAGCCCACCCGCCGCCGCGTCCACGCGGCCGCCAAAGAACTGGGGTACGTCCCGCACGCCGCCGCCCGCAGCCTGCGCGCCGGGCACAGCCGCATGGTCCTCATGCCGACCCCGCAGATCGCCGTCGGCCCGCTCTTCAGCGAGTTCATCAACGAACTCCAGTGGGCGCTCAGCCGGTTCGACTACACCGTGGTGCAGTACGGCAGCCTCGGCCTGACCGGCGAGGAGGCCGCCCGCGCCTGGGCGGAGCTGCGCCCCGTCGCCGTCCTCGCGCCCGACGCCATCGCGCTCGGCGCCCGCGGCGTCGCCGTGCTCAAACGCTCCGGCGCCAAAGCCGTCTTCACCCTCGGCCCGCAGCGGGCGGACGGCGCCCATGCCCTGCTCATGGACCAGCGCCTGGTCGGCCGCGCGGCCGCCGCGCACCTGCTGGCCCAGGGCCGGCGCCGCATCGGTGTCGTCGTCCCCGAGGAACCCGGCCTCGAAGCCTTCTCCCGGCCGCGCCTGGACGGCGTGCGCGCCGCCGCCCGCACCGTCGAGGGCTGTGCGGTGACCGAGCTGCCGCTCGCCTACACCGAGGACTCCGCGGCCCGCCTCGTCGACGGCTGGCGGTCGCTCGGCCTCGACGGGGTCTTCGCGTACAACGACGAGTACGCCATGCTCCTGATGCGCGCCCTCCAGGACGAGGGCGTCACCGTCCCCGACGACGTCGCCGTCGTCGGCGCCGACGACCTGATGCTGGCCCGGCTCCTGCGCCCGCGCCTGAGCAGCGTCCGCATCGAGCTGCCGTCGGGCCGCGGGCTCGCCGAGCTCGTCGACCGGGTGGTCCGGGAGCCGGGCGGGCGGCCCGAGGTGCACGACGTACTGGGGGCCAGCGTGGTGCACCGCGAGTCGAGCTGA
- the egtD gene encoding L-histidine N(alpha)-methyltransferase: MSPFLLTRTLPEDAASAALRADVLHGLTKSPKSLPPKWFYDARGSALFDEITTLPEYYPTRAEREILIARAAEIAAVTGARTLVELGSGSSEKTRHLIDAMPSLHTYVPVDVSESALTGAADTLLAERPALDVHGLIADFTRGLALPGTPGPRLVAFLGGTIGNLLPAERAAFLTSVRGLLSPGDALLLGTDLVKDEGVLVAAYDDSTGVTAAFNKNVLHVINRELGADFDPDAYAHVAVWDREHEWIEMRLRSRADQTVKVPALDLAVHFEEGEELRTEISAKFREEVVKSELAAADLSLTHWWTDERARFALSLSTVSGARA; this comes from the coding sequence GTGAGCCCGTTCCTGCTGACCCGCACCCTGCCCGAGGACGCCGCGAGCGCAGCCCTGCGCGCCGACGTCCTGCACGGCCTCACCAAGTCCCCCAAGTCGCTGCCGCCCAAGTGGTTCTACGACGCGCGCGGCAGCGCCCTGTTCGACGAGATCACCACGCTGCCCGAGTACTACCCGACGCGGGCCGAGCGGGAGATCCTCATCGCCCGTGCCGCCGAGATCGCCGCGGTGACGGGCGCGCGCACCCTCGTCGAGCTGGGCTCGGGCTCCTCCGAGAAGACCCGCCACCTGATCGACGCGATGCCGTCCTTGCACACCTACGTCCCGGTCGACGTCAGCGAGTCCGCGCTCACCGGCGCGGCCGACACGCTGCTCGCCGAGCGGCCCGCCCTCGATGTGCACGGCCTCATCGCCGACTTCACCCGTGGCCTCGCGCTGCCCGGCACCCCCGGGCCCCGTCTGGTCGCGTTCCTCGGCGGCACCATCGGCAATCTGCTGCCCGCCGAGCGCGCCGCGTTCCTGACGTCGGTGCGCGGCCTGCTGTCCCCCGGTGACGCGCTGCTCCTCGGCACGGACCTGGTCAAGGACGAGGGGGTGCTGGTGGCGGCGTACGACGACTCGACGGGCGTGACCGCCGCGTTCAACAAGAACGTCCTGCACGTCATCAACCGTGAGCTGGGCGCGGACTTCGACCCCGACGCGTACGCCCACGTCGCCGTCTGGGACCGCGAGCACGAGTGGATCGAGATGCGGCTGCGGTCCCGCGCCGACCAGACCGTGAAGGTCCCTGCGCTCGACCTCGCCGTGCACTTCGAGGAGGGCGAGGAGCTGCGCACGGAGATCTCCGCGAAGTTCCGCGAGGAGGTGGTGAAGTCGGAGCTCGCGGCGGCGGACCTGTCGCTGACCCACTGGTGGACGGACGAGCGGGCGCGGTTCGCGCTGTCGCTGAGCACGGTGTCCGGGGCCAGGGCCTGA
- a CDS encoding dihydrolipoyl dehydrogenase family protein, whose protein sequence is MTDATEASETITYDVVVVGAGPVGENVADRVRAHGLSAAIVESELVGGECSYWACMPSKALLRPAVARADARRVPGLRHLVEGDLDAAAVLAHRDYYTSHWKDDGQVGWLGSIGVDLYRGQGRLAGTRQVTVTAGDGTLRRLVARHAVAVCTGSRAVVPDLPGVAEAKPWTSREATSSDRVPGRLVVVGGGVVGVEMATAWQALGSRVTLLVRGAGLLPKMEPFAGELVADALREAGADVRTDTSVREVHREGATLTVTLDDGATVEADEILFATGRAPRTDDLGLETVGLEPGAWLTVDDSCKVTGSDWLYAVGDVNHRALLTHQGKYQARIAGAAIAARARKVPLLETDRWGSHSATADHDAVPQVVFTDPEAASAGLTLAAAEAAGHRVRAVDHDLASVAGSGLYADGYRGRARMVVDLDREILLGVTFVGPGVSELLHSATVAIAAEVPIERLWHAVPAYPTISEVWLRLLETYRG, encoded by the coding sequence ATGACGGATGCCACGGAAGCCAGCGAAACCATCACCTACGACGTCGTGGTCGTCGGCGCGGGACCGGTCGGTGAGAACGTCGCCGACCGCGTCCGCGCGCACGGCTTGAGCGCGGCGATCGTGGAGAGCGAACTCGTCGGCGGCGAGTGCTCGTACTGGGCCTGCATGCCCAGCAAGGCCCTGCTCCGCCCGGCCGTGGCCCGCGCCGACGCCCGCCGCGTACCGGGCCTTCGCCACCTCGTCGAAGGCGACCTCGACGCGGCCGCGGTGCTCGCCCACCGCGACTACTACACCTCGCACTGGAAGGACGACGGCCAGGTGGGCTGGCTCGGCTCCATCGGCGTGGACCTCTACCGCGGCCAGGGCCGTCTCGCGGGCACCCGGCAGGTCACGGTCACCGCCGGGGACGGCACGCTCCGGCGGCTCGTCGCCCGCCATGCCGTCGCCGTGTGCACCGGCAGCCGCGCCGTCGTCCCCGACCTGCCGGGCGTCGCCGAAGCCAAGCCCTGGACCAGCCGCGAGGCGACCAGCTCCGACCGGGTCCCCGGCCGCCTCGTCGTGGTGGGCGGCGGCGTGGTCGGCGTGGAGATGGCCACGGCGTGGCAGGCCCTCGGGTCGCGGGTGACGCTGCTCGTCCGGGGTGCGGGGCTGCTGCCCAAGATGGAGCCGTTCGCCGGGGAACTCGTCGCCGACGCGCTGCGCGAGGCGGGCGCCGACGTCCGCACGGACACCTCCGTGCGCGAGGTCCACCGCGAGGGCGCCACCCTCACGGTCACCCTCGACGACGGCGCCACCGTCGAGGCCGACGAGATCCTCTTCGCCACCGGCCGCGCCCCGCGCACGGACGACCTCGGCCTGGAGACGGTCGGCCTGGAGCCCGGCGCGTGGCTGACCGTCGACGACAGCTGCAAGGTGACGGGCAGCGACTGGCTGTACGCCGTCGGGGACGTGAACCACCGGGCGCTCCTCACCCACCAGGGCAAGTACCAGGCCCGGATCGCGGGCGCCGCCATCGCGGCCCGCGCCCGGAAGGTCCCCCTCCTGGAGACCGACCGCTGGGGCAGCCACAGCGCCACCGCCGACCACGACGCGGTCCCCCAGGTCGTCTTCACCGACCCCGAGGCCGCCTCCGCGGGCCTCACCCTCGCGGCCGCCGAGGCCGCCGGACACCGCGTCCGCGCCGTCGATCACGACCTCGCCTCGGTGGCGGGCTCCGGCCTCTACGCCGACGGCTACCGAGGCCGCGCCCGCATGGTCGTCGACCTCGACCGCGAGATCCTCCTCGGCGTCACCTTCGTCGGCCCCGGCGTCAGTGAACTCCTGCACTCCGCCACGGTCGCCATCGCCGCCGAGGTCCCCATCGAGCGGCTGTGGCACGCGGTCCCGGCGTACCCGACGATCAGCGAGGTGTGGCTGCGCCTCCTGGAGACGTACCGGGGCTGA
- a CDS encoding amidase — protein MTADRSAGLAETARVLAEGRVTARELTERALARIEAAQPRLNAFRVVRAEAARAEAEAADRELAAGRRLPLLGVPVAVKDDTDVAGEPTAFGCPGDFPPMAEDAEAVRRLRAAGAVIVGKTNTCELGQWPFTEGPAFGDTRNPWHTGHTPGGSSGGSAAAVAAGLVPAALGSDGAGSVRIPAAWTHLVGIKPQRGRISTWPWPEAFNGITVNGPLARTVADAALLLDVASGNHADDLHQPPPIRAADAATREPGRLRIALSLGMPFTATPKRLHPLVRGKVVALAERLAALGHDVSEADPRYGQIGLAFVPRATAGVADWVRRVPDPSLLDPRTREAARLGRLLGGAPLRLSRRAEATLHRRVGAVFDTYDVVLAPTTATPPPPVGTLAALSGWRTDQAMIAACPYAWPWNVLGWPGVNVPAGRVTGGLPVGAQLLGPEGSEPLLISLAAQLEDDLRWHEDWPTPLADAQAAP, from the coding sequence ATGACCGCCGACCGTTCCGCGGGACTCGCGGAGACCGCCCGTGTGCTCGCCGAAGGCCGGGTGACCGCACGGGAGTTGACCGAGCGGGCGCTCGCCCGGATCGAGGCGGCGCAGCCCCGCCTCAACGCCTTCCGGGTGGTGCGCGCCGAGGCCGCGAGGGCCGAAGCGGAGGCCGCCGACCGGGAGTTGGCGGCGGGCAGGCGGCTGCCGCTGCTCGGGGTGCCGGTGGCGGTGAAGGACGACACCGACGTGGCAGGCGAACCCACGGCGTTCGGCTGCCCCGGGGACTTCCCGCCGATGGCCGAGGACGCGGAGGCGGTGCGCAGACTGCGGGCGGCCGGAGCCGTCATCGTCGGCAAGACCAACACGTGCGAGCTGGGGCAGTGGCCGTTCACGGAGGGCCCGGCCTTCGGCGACACCCGCAATCCGTGGCACACCGGGCACACGCCGGGCGGCTCGTCGGGCGGCTCGGCGGCCGCGGTCGCCGCGGGCCTGGTCCCGGCGGCCCTCGGCTCGGACGGCGCGGGCTCGGTGCGGATCCCGGCTGCGTGGACGCACCTCGTCGGGATCAAGCCGCAGCGCGGGCGGATCTCGACGTGGCCGTGGCCGGAGGCCTTCAACGGCATCACGGTCAACGGCCCGCTGGCGCGCACCGTCGCCGACGCCGCCCTGCTCCTGGACGTGGCCAGCGGCAACCACGCGGACGACCTGCACCAGCCGCCGCCGATCCGCGCCGCCGACGCGGCCACGCGGGAGCCGGGGCGGCTGCGGATCGCCCTCTCCCTCGGCATGCCGTTCACGGCGACACCGAAGCGGCTGCACCCGCTGGTGCGCGGCAAGGTCGTGGCGCTCGCGGAGCGGCTCGCGGCGCTGGGCCACGACGTGTCCGAGGCCGACCCGCGCTACGGCCAGATCGGGCTCGCCTTCGTGCCGCGGGCCACGGCGGGCGTGGCGGACTGGGTGCGCCGAGTGCCCGACCCGTCGCTCCTGGACCCGCGCACCCGGGAGGCCGCACGCCTGGGGCGGCTGCTCGGCGGCGCGCCGCTGCGGCTCTCGCGGCGGGCGGAGGCGACGCTGCACCGCAGGGTCGGGGCCGTCTTCGACACGTACGACGTGGTGCTCGCGCCGACGACGGCGACCCCGCCCCCGCCGGTGGGCACCCTGGCCGCGCTCAGCGGCTGGCGCACCGACCAGGCGATGATCGCGGCCTGCCCGTACGCGTGGCCCTGGAACGTGCTCGGCTGGCCCGGCGTGAACGTGCCCGCGGGCCGCGTCACGGGCGGCCTGCCGGTCGGCGCCCAGCTGCTCGGCCCCGAGGGCAGCGAGCCCCTGCTGATCTCGCTGGCGGCGCAGCTGGAGGACGACTTGCGCTGGCACGAGGACTGGCCGACGCCGCTGGCGGACGCGCAGGCGGCGCCGTGA
- a CDS encoding TIGR02452 family protein, producing MSARLRAIAQDTVDIVAVGAYTAPDGRRVELAEAVAAARAGTRVYGPDPVDVPPRPPGPTTVEVTGESSLEAAHRLHGAGEDGVVVLNFASARNPGGGFLNGAQAQEEALCRSSALYACLLEQRGFYDHHRAHRDPFYSDRVIHAPAVPVFRDDRGNLLGDAYATGFLTSPAPNAGVVRRTAPERADALPGALAARAERVLETAAACGYRRLVLGAWGCGVFQNDPAQVAEAFRVPLGEGGRFAGYFDHVVFGVLDRTRGETTRRAFERAFGAPGTAGRTSA from the coding sequence GTGAGCGCGCGGCTGCGCGCGATCGCGCAGGACACGGTGGACATCGTCGCCGTCGGGGCGTACACGGCGCCGGACGGACGGCGCGTGGAGCTGGCGGAGGCGGTGGCCGCCGCGCGGGCCGGGACCCGCGTGTACGGCCCGGACCCCGTCGACGTGCCCCCGCGCCCACCGGGCCCGACGACCGTCGAGGTCACGGGGGAGTCCAGCCTTGAGGCCGCCCACCGGCTGCACGGCGCGGGCGAGGACGGGGTCGTCGTCCTGAACTTCGCCTCCGCCCGCAATCCGGGCGGCGGCTTCCTGAACGGCGCGCAGGCGCAGGAGGAGGCGCTCTGCCGGTCCTCCGCGCTGTACGCCTGCCTCCTGGAACAGCGCGGCTTCTACGACCACCACCGCGCCCACCGCGACCCGTTCTACAGCGACCGCGTCATCCACGCGCCCGCCGTGCCCGTCTTCCGCGACGACCGCGGCAACCTCCTCGGCGACGCGTACGCGACCGGGTTCCTCACCTCGCCGGCGCCCAACGCCGGAGTGGTGCGGCGCACGGCGCCCGAGCGGGCCGACGCGCTGCCCGGCGCGCTCGCCGCCCGCGCCGAACGCGTCCTGGAGACCGCCGCGGCCTGCGGCTACCGTCGGCTCGTGCTCGGCGCCTGGGGCTGCGGGGTGTTCCAGAACGATCCGGCCCAGGTGGCCGAGGCGTTCCGGGTACCGCTGGGGGAGGGCGGCCGGTTCGCCGGCTACTTCGACCACGTGGTCTTCGGGGTCCTCGACCGGACCCGGGGCGAGACGACGCGCCGGGCCTTCGAGCGGGCTTTCGGGGCCCCGGGGACGGCGGGGCGGACGTCGGCCTGA
- the egtA gene encoding ergothioneine biosynthesis glutamate--cysteine ligase EgtA: protein MPEGDCTKRRARLGEAVTEAEIEALVRGICFKTGPPTVTGVELEWLLHAPDTPRTPVSSARVEAARTALRTKTLHSTVTVEPGGQLELSSLPAASLMECVSAVSADLAVVRDTLRTLDLTLTGLGADPFRAPARILHEPRYDAMESWFDRTGEAGRRMMCSTASVQICLDAGYEEPGPLGYARRWRLAHLLGPVLVAAFANSPLQEGRRTGWRSTRQAVWAGIDPGRSGAPTLDEEPRAAWTRHALDAPVMCVRTEPADEAPWLVPDGLSFRAWARSGAPRPPTRADLDYHLTTLFPPVRPRGHLELRMVDAQPGEDGWIVPLAVTSALFDDAGAAETAYRTVKPLAERAGATPPPHSPLWLDAARHGLADPELHEAAAACFAAALEALPRLGADRHVLSVVAAHADRYVTHGRCPADDLLEAAHPDAAHPDTAHPQAAHGADAHLDEAPLLGKDTHR from the coding sequence ATGCCAGAGGGAGACTGTACGAAACGCCGAGCCCGCCTCGGCGAAGCCGTCACGGAGGCCGAGATAGAGGCCCTGGTGCGCGGCATCTGCTTCAAGACGGGCCCACCCACCGTCACCGGTGTGGAGCTGGAATGGCTCCTGCACGCACCGGACACCCCCCGTACGCCCGTGTCGTCCGCCCGTGTCGAAGCCGCTCGCACGGCACTGCGGACCAAGACCCTGCACTCGACGGTCACCGTCGAACCCGGCGGCCAGCTGGAGCTCAGCTCGCTTCCCGCCGCGTCCCTCATGGAGTGCGTGTCAGCCGTATCGGCCGATCTGGCCGTCGTCCGCGACACACTCCGCACCCTGGACCTGACCCTCACCGGCCTCGGCGCCGACCCCTTCCGCGCGCCCGCGCGGATCCTGCACGAGCCGCGCTACGACGCGATGGAGAGCTGGTTCGACCGCACCGGCGAGGCGGGGCGACGCATGATGTGCTCCACGGCGTCCGTGCAGATCTGCCTGGACGCCGGGTACGAGGAGCCGGGGCCGCTGGGCTACGCGCGCCGCTGGCGCCTGGCCCATCTGCTCGGCCCCGTCCTGGTCGCCGCGTTCGCCAACTCCCCGCTGCAGGAGGGCCGCCGCACCGGCTGGCGCTCCACACGGCAGGCGGTGTGGGCGGGCATCGACCCGGGCAGGTCGGGGGCGCCCACCCTCGACGAGGAGCCGCGGGCCGCCTGGACCCGGCACGCCCTGGACGCGCCCGTGATGTGCGTGCGCACCGAACCCGCCGACGAGGCGCCCTGGCTGGTCCCCGACGGCCTGAGCTTCCGGGCCTGGGCCCGCTCCGGTGCGCCGCGCCCGCCCACCCGTGCCGACCTCGACTACCACCTCACCACGCTGTTCCCACCGGTCAGACCGCGCGGCCACCTGGAGTTGCGGATGGTCGACGCGCAGCCCGGCGAGGACGGCTGGATCGTCCCGCTCGCGGTGACGAGCGCGCTGTTCGACGACGCGGGCGCCGCGGAGACGGCCTACCGCACCGTCAAGCCCCTGGCCGAGCGGGCGGGCGCCACGCCGCCGCCGCACAGCCCGCTGTGGCTGGACGCGGCGCGCCACGGACTGGCCGATCCGGAGCTGCACGAGGCCGCCGCGGCCTGTTTCGCCGCCGCGCTGGAGGCGCTGCCGAGGCTCGGCGCCGACCGGCACGTCCTGTCGGTCGTCGCGGCGCACGCCGACCGCTATGTGACCCACGGCCGCTGCCCCGCCGACGACCTGCTCGAAGCGGCACACCCGGACGCGGCACACCCGGACACCGCGCACCCGCAGGCGGCGCACGGCGCCGACGCGCACCTGGACGAGGCCCCTCTCCTCGGGAAGGACACACACCGATGA
- the trxA gene encoding thioredoxin: MSSTTVELTKENFDQTMTDNEFVLIDFWASWCGPCRQFAPVYEKAAEANPDLVFGKVDTEAQPELAAAFGIQSIPTLMIVRDQVAVFAQPGALPQEALEDVIGQARKLDMDEVRKSVAEQQAKEQEQ, from the coding sequence ATGAGCAGCACGACAGTGGAGCTCACGAAGGAAAACTTCGACCAGACGATGACGGACAACGAGTTCGTCCTGATCGACTTCTGGGCGTCCTGGTGCGGGCCCTGCCGCCAGTTCGCCCCGGTCTACGAGAAGGCCGCGGAGGCCAATCCGGACCTGGTCTTCGGCAAGGTCGACACGGAGGCGCAGCCGGAGCTCGCGGCGGCGTTCGGCATCCAGTCGATCCCGACGCTGATGATCGTCCGCGATCAGGTCGCGGTGTTCGCGCAGCCCGGCGCGCTGCCGCAGGAGGCCTTGGAGGACGTCATCGGCCAGGCCCGCAAGCTGGACATGGACGAGGTGCGCAAGTCCGTGGCGGAGCAGCAGGCCAAGGAGCAGGAGCAGTAG
- the egtB gene encoding ergothioneine biosynthesis protein EgtB, with the protein MTGSTTGPTDGSPADPEALRARAQSALLAARERTALLTSCVDDGELTAQHSPLMSPLVWDLAHIGNQEEQWLLRAVGGREALRPEIDSLYDAFEHPRATRPSLPLLAPDEARRYASDVRGRALDVLESTPFHGSLLTDAGFAFGMIAQHEQQHDETMLITHQLRAGAPALTAPDPDPAPLFTGPPEVLVPGGPFMMGTSAEPWALDNERPAHQRFVQPYFIDTTPVTNAAYQRFIDDGGYDEPRWWHERGWEAVRRNKLTAPLFWRREAGQWLRRRFGALEPVPADEPVLHVSWYEADAYARWAGRRLPTEAEWEKAARHHPGEDRSLRYPWGDADPTPERANLGQRHLRPAPAGSYPLGESPLGVRQLIGDVWEWTASDFLPYPGFVAFPYREYSEVFFGGDYKVLRGGAFSVDAVACRGTFRNWDHPVRRQIFSGFRTARDVTAAETSEGVL; encoded by the coding sequence ATGACCGGTTCCACGACGGGACCCACGGACGGATCCCCGGCCGACCCCGAGGCGCTGCGGGCCCGCGCGCAGAGCGCGCTGCTCGCCGCACGCGAGCGCACCGCGCTGCTCACCTCCTGTGTCGACGACGGTGAACTGACCGCGCAGCACTCGCCGTTGATGTCCCCGCTGGTGTGGGACCTCGCGCACATCGGCAACCAGGAGGAGCAGTGGCTGCTGCGCGCGGTCGGCGGGCGCGAGGCGCTGCGGCCCGAGATCGACTCGCTGTACGACGCGTTCGAGCACCCTCGGGCCACCCGGCCCTCGCTGCCGCTGCTCGCCCCCGACGAGGCCCGCCGGTACGCCTCCGACGTGCGGGGCCGCGCGCTCGACGTGCTGGAGAGCACGCCGTTCCACGGCTCGCTGCTCACCGACGCGGGCTTCGCCTTCGGGATGATCGCGCAGCACGAACAGCAGCACGACGAGACGATGCTGATCACCCATCAGCTGCGCGCGGGCGCTCCCGCGCTCACCGCACCGGACCCGGACCCGGCGCCCCTGTTCACGGGCCCGCCCGAAGTGCTCGTGCCCGGCGGCCCGTTCATGATGGGCACGTCGGCCGAGCCGTGGGCGCTCGACAACGAACGCCCCGCGCACCAGCGCTTCGTACAGCCGTACTTCATCGACACCACGCCGGTCACCAACGCCGCGTACCAGCGTTTCATCGACGACGGCGGCTACGACGAGCCGCGCTGGTGGCACGAGCGCGGCTGGGAGGCGGTGCGCCGCAACAAGCTGACGGCGCCGCTGTTCTGGCGGCGCGAGGCGGGTCAGTGGCTGCGGCGGCGCTTCGGCGCCCTGGAGCCGGTGCCGGCCGACGAGCCGGTGCTGCACGTCAGCTGGTACGAGGCGGACGCGTACGCGCGCTGGGCCGGACGGCGGCTTCCGACCGAGGCCGAGTGGGAGAAGGCCGCGCGCCACCACCCGGGCGAGGACCGGTCGCTGCGCTATCCCTGGGGCGACGCCGATCCGACGCCGGAGCGGGCGAACCTGGGGCAGCGGCATCTGCGCCCGGCGCCCGCGGGCAGTTATCCGCTGGGCGAGTCGCCGCTCGGCGTACGGCAGTTGATCGGCGACGTGTGGGAGTGGACGGCCAGCGACTTCCTGCCCTACCCGGGCTTCGTGGCCTTCCCCTACCGCGAGTACTCGGAGGTGTTCTTCGGCGGCGACTACAAGGTCCTTCGCGGCGGCGCCTTCTCCGTCGACGCGGTGGCGTGCCGGGGCACGTTCCGCAACTGGGACCATCCGGTGCGGCGGCAGATCTTCTCCGGCTTCCGCACGGCGCGCGACGTCACGGCCGCCGAGACCTCCGAGGGGGTTCTCTGA
- the egtC gene encoding ergothioneine biosynthesis protein EgtC has protein sequence MCRHLAFLGEPEALGALLVDPAHSLFRQSWAPRRQLHGTVNADGFGVGWYADGDPVPARYRRSGPIWGDQSFADLARVVRSGALLAAVRDATEAGADGEAAAAPFAAGPWLFSHNGAVSGWPDSLAAVATALPPADLLSLEARCDSALVWALVLERLRRGDEAAQALGDVTVEVARAAPASRLNLLLTDGETIAATAWGDTLWYLTEPGRRTGRTVVASEPYDDDPAWREVPDRTLLAATGTDILLTPLKEPTA, from the coding sequence ATGTGCCGTCATCTCGCCTTCCTGGGCGAGCCCGAGGCGCTCGGCGCCCTGCTCGTGGATCCCGCGCACAGCCTGTTCCGGCAGTCGTGGGCGCCGCGCAGGCAGCTGCACGGGACGGTCAACGCGGACGGTTTCGGCGTCGGCTGGTACGCGGACGGCGATCCGGTGCCGGCGCGCTACCGCAGGTCCGGGCCGATCTGGGGCGACCAGTCCTTCGCCGACCTGGCCCGGGTGGTGCGCTCCGGCGCGCTGCTCGCCGCGGTGCGGGACGCCACCGAGGCGGGGGCGGACGGGGAGGCCGCGGCGGCGCCGTTCGCCGCGGGGCCCTGGCTGTTCAGCCACAACGGCGCGGTGTCCGGCTGGCCCGACTCGCTCGCCGCGGTCGCGACCGCGCTGCCGCCCGCCGACCTGCTGTCCCTGGAGGCGCGCTGCGACTCGGCCCTGGTGTGGGCGCTCGTCCTGGAGCGGCTGCGGCGCGGCGACGAGGCGGCACAGGCCCTCGGCGACGTCACCGTGGAGGTCGCGAGGGCGGCGCCCGCCTCGCGTCTGAACCTCCTCCTGACCGACGGCGAGACGATCGCCGCGACGGCCTGGGGCGACACCCTCTGGTACCTGACCGAACCGGGCCGCCGCACCGGCCGCACCGTCGTCGCCTCCGAGCCCTACGACGACGACCCGGCCTGGCGCGAGGTGCCCGACCGCACCCTGCTCGCCGCGACGGGCACCGACATCCTGCTGACCCCGCTCAAGGAGCCCACCGCGTGA